From the Streptomyces sp. Tu 2975 genome, one window contains:
- a CDS encoding response regulator transcription factor: protein MSPTNPIRVLLADDQTLVRAAFAMLVESARDMEVVAQAGTGAEAVELARSERADLVVMDIRMPELDGIEATRLIAADDDLAGVKVLVLTTYDTDEHIMEALRAGASGFLVKDTRPADLLAAIRTVAAGESLLSPGPTSRLIARVLSTPQVPPPNGAGGPSVLTDRERQVLTLVARGLNNTEIAEALGLSPLTAKTHVSRIMSKLSARDRAQLVIVAYESGLVTPGEG, encoded by the coding sequence ATGAGCCCGACGAACCCGATCCGCGTCCTGCTCGCCGACGACCAGACGCTGGTGCGCGCGGCCTTCGCGATGCTCGTCGAGTCGGCGCGCGACATGGAGGTCGTCGCCCAGGCGGGCACGGGCGCCGAGGCGGTGGAACTGGCCCGCAGTGAACGGGCCGACCTCGTGGTCATGGACATCCGCATGCCAGAACTCGACGGCATCGAGGCCACCCGGTTGATCGCGGCGGACGACGACCTGGCTGGCGTCAAGGTGCTCGTCCTGACCACCTACGACACCGACGAGCACATCATGGAGGCGCTGCGCGCGGGCGCGTCGGGCTTCCTGGTCAAGGACACCAGGCCGGCCGATCTGCTGGCGGCGATCCGCACGGTCGCGGCCGGCGAGTCGCTGCTCTCCCCGGGGCCGACGTCCCGCCTCATCGCCCGTGTCCTGAGCACCCCGCAGGTCCCCCCGCCGAACGGCGCGGGCGGCCCGTCCGTCCTCACGGACCGCGAGCGCCAGGTCCTGACACTGGTGGCCCGGGGCCTGAACAACACGGAGATCGCCGAGGCGCTGGGCCTGAGCCCGCTGACGGCCAAGACCCATGTCAGCCGCATCATGAGCAAACTGAGCGCGCGGGACCGGGCCCAACTGGTCATCGTGGCGTACGAGTCGGGGCTGGTGACACCCGGCGAGGGATGA
- a CDS encoding serine protease produces MIKPLAGALLAFTLLGAGAAPAVAAEADVSAKAVDFAGTVALSNCSGSVVRTAAAQPNDPALVMSNGHCLETGFPAPGQVVIDRASSRSFGLLNSAGTRVATLRASKIAYGTMTDTDVSLYQLTSTYGQIESRYGIKALELSATRPAQSTDIKVVSGYWKRIYSCDIDGFAYRLKEGSWTWKDSVRYTSGCDTIGGTSGSPVVDTGTGKVVAVNNTGNESGGRCTDNNPCEVDENGVVTVREGINYGQQTYTLAACIGPGSRVDLNRPGCTVPKP; encoded by the coding sequence ATGATCAAGCCTCTCGCCGGCGCCCTGCTCGCGTTCACGCTCCTCGGAGCAGGCGCAGCACCCGCCGTCGCCGCCGAAGCGGACGTCTCCGCCAAGGCGGTGGACTTCGCCGGAACGGTCGCGCTCAGCAACTGCTCCGGTTCCGTGGTCCGTACGGCCGCCGCGCAGCCGAACGACCCCGCTCTCGTCATGTCCAACGGCCACTGCCTGGAGACCGGCTTCCCCGCCCCCGGCCAGGTGGTGATCGACCGTGCGTCCTCCCGCAGCTTCGGCCTGCTCAACTCCGCCGGGACGCGCGTCGCCACCCTGCGGGCGAGCAAGATCGCTTACGGGACGATGACCGACACCGACGTCTCGCTGTACCAACTCACCAGCACCTACGGCCAGATCGAGTCCCGCTACGGCATCAAGGCGCTGGAACTGAGCGCCACCCGTCCGGCACAGAGCACGGACATCAAGGTCGTCTCCGGGTACTGGAAGCGCATCTACAGCTGCGACATCGACGGGTTCGCCTACCGCCTCAAGGAAGGCTCGTGGACCTGGAAGGACTCGGTCCGCTACACCTCCGGCTGCGACACCATCGGCGGCACCTCCGGTTCGCCCGTCGTCGACACCGGCACCGGCAAGGTCGTCGCCGTCAACAACACCGGCAACGAGAGCGGCGGGCGCTGCACGGACAACAATCCCTGCGAGGTCGACGAGAACGGCGTCGTCACCGTCCGGGAGGGCATCAACTACGGGCAGCAGACCTACACCCTGGCCGCCTGTATAGGTCCCGGCAGCCGCGTCGACCTGAACCGCCCCGGCTGCACGGTGCCGAAGCCGTAG
- a CDS encoding FAD-dependent oxidoreductase: MPRPLRVAIVGAGPAGIYAADALLKSEVAAADPGVSIDLFERMPAPFGLIRYGVAPDHPRIKGIITALHQVLDKPQIRLFGNVDYGNDLSLDDLRTYYDAVIFSTGATADRALDIPGVELEGSYGAADFVSWYDGHPDWPRTWSLEAEKVAVLGVGNVALDVARILAKTADELLPTEIPPNVYEGLKANKALEVHVFGRRGPAQAKFSPMELRELDHSPNIEVIVDPEDIDYDEGSIETRRGNKQADMVAKTLENWAIRDTGDRPHKLFLHFFESPAEILGEDGKVVGLRTERTALDGTGNVKGTGEFKDWDVTAVYRAVGYLSDELPKLPWDVASGTVPDEGGRVIEESGEHLDSTYVTGWIRRGPVGLIGHTKGDANETVANLLDDYANGRLRSPASPEPEAVEAFLASRDVRWTTWEGWYELDAAEKALGEPQGRERVKIVEREDMLKASGA, from the coding sequence ATGCCCCGCCCCCTGCGGGTAGCCATCGTCGGAGCCGGCCCCGCCGGAATCTACGCCGCCGATGCGCTGCTGAAGTCCGAGGTGGCTGCCGCCGACCCCGGCGTGTCCATCGACCTCTTCGAGCGTATGCCCGCGCCTTTCGGCCTGATCCGTTACGGCGTCGCCCCCGACCACCCGCGGATCAAGGGCATCATCACGGCCCTGCACCAGGTGCTCGACAAGCCGCAGATCCGCCTCTTCGGCAACGTCGACTACGGCAACGACCTCAGCCTCGACGACCTCCGCACCTACTACGACGCGGTGATCTTCTCCACCGGCGCGACCGCCGACCGGGCGCTCGACATACCGGGGGTCGAGCTGGAGGGCTCCTACGGCGCCGCCGACTTCGTGTCCTGGTACGACGGGCATCCGGACTGGCCCCGCACCTGGTCGCTGGAGGCCGAGAAGGTCGCCGTGCTCGGTGTCGGCAACGTCGCGCTCGACGTGGCGCGCATCCTGGCGAAGACGGCGGACGAACTGCTGCCGACCGAGATCCCGCCGAACGTCTACGAGGGCCTCAAGGCCAACAAGGCGCTCGAGGTCCATGTCTTCGGACGGCGCGGCCCGGCGCAGGCCAAGTTCAGCCCGATGGAGCTCCGCGAGCTGGACCACTCCCCCAACATCGAGGTCATCGTCGACCCCGAGGACATCGACTACGACGAGGGCTCGATCGAGACCCGCCGAGGCAACAAGCAGGCCGACATGGTCGCGAAGACCCTCGAGAACTGGGCGATCCGCGACACCGGCGACCGGCCGCACAAGCTGTTCCTGCACTTCTTCGAGTCGCCTGCCGAGATCCTCGGCGAGGACGGCAAGGTCGTGGGCCTGCGCACCGAGCGCACCGCACTCGACGGCACGGGGAACGTGAAGGGCACCGGCGAGTTCAAGGACTGGGACGTCACGGCGGTCTACCGGGCGGTGGGCTACCTCTCCGACGAGCTGCCGAAGCTCCCCTGGGACGTGGCTTCCGGCACGGTCCCGGACGAGGGCGGCCGGGTGATCGAGGAGTCCGGCGAGCACCTGGACTCGACGTACGTCACGGGCTGGATCCGGCGCGGCCCGGTAGGCCTCATCGGCCACACCAAGGGCGACGCGAACGAGACCGTCGCGAACCTGCTGGACGACTACGCGAACGGCCGCCTCCGGAGCCCGGCGTCGCCGGAGCCGGAGGCCGTCGAGGCCTTCCTCGCCTCCCGTGACGTCCGCTGGACGACGTGGGAGGGCTGGTACGAGCTCGACGCCGCGGAGAAGGCGCTGGGCGAGCCGCAGGGACGCGAGCGCGTGAAGATCGTCGAGCGTGAGGACATGCTCAAGGCGAGCGGCGCGTAA
- a CDS encoding DinB family protein, producing the protein MAISRTRPPFSADERTQLTGWFQMQRAIIHYKCEGLSEEDAHRAVLPTSPLMTVAGVVSHLRWTEQTWFEVLFLGRPAEGPQFSEDPEDADMRVEGVPLAQLLDEYTEQCAISDEIIAAHDFDEVGRHPDFRSAAASLRWMLIHMVEETARHAGHLDTIRELLDGEKGYY; encoded by the coding sequence ATGGCGATCTCCCGTACCCGGCCCCCTTTCAGCGCGGACGAGCGGACACAGCTGACCGGCTGGTTCCAGATGCAGCGCGCGATCATCCACTACAAGTGCGAGGGCCTCTCCGAGGAGGACGCCCACCGGGCGGTCCTCCCGACGTCTCCGCTCATGACCGTGGCAGGCGTCGTCTCCCATCTGCGGTGGACAGAGCAGACCTGGTTCGAGGTCCTGTTCCTCGGCCGCCCGGCCGAGGGTCCCCAGTTCTCGGAGGACCCCGAGGACGCCGACATGCGGGTCGAGGGCGTCCCCCTCGCGCAACTCCTGGACGAGTACACCGAGCAGTGCGCGATCTCCGACGAGATCATCGCGGCCCACGACTTCGACGAGGTCGGCCGGCACCCGGACTTCCGCTCCGCCGCCGCCTCGCTCCGCTGGATGCTGATCCACATGGTGGAGGAGACGGCACGGCACGCCGGTCATCTCGACACGATCCGTGAGCTGCTGGACGGCGAGAAGGGCTACTACTGA